A segment of the Suncus etruscus isolate mSunEtr1 chromosome 7, mSunEtr1.pri.cur, whole genome shotgun sequence genome:
GCCTGTCttcctggtggtcttttgggtggcaAATTCTGAGTTCCAGACTTCAACAATGCACCCCTCCAAGGTGGCACTGCAATGGAATGAGAATGTGTCTTTACTATACCCTCTGTATACTATAGGAAGTGTTTCACTGTAATGGCTTTTTGTCATAGTCAGGCATAAGCAGGATTCAAAGTAAACTGGCATACACCTGtccctcctgatttttttttattccattgttTCCTCAAAGTCAAAGGGAGAGCATGATCATCCAAAGCCAGAGACCAAACTGGAAGCAGAAGCAAGGAGAGCCATGAAGAGGGTGCACACAGCACCTGCCTCCATCTCCTTAAAGCTCAAGACAAACCCAGAGACAAAGGTAATCCTTTACCCCACATATCCAAATGAAAATTGGCTTGCATCCTTGAGGTGAGGTGGAATGAAACGAAAAATCTACAAACAAGTGCTGCCCAAGAAATCCATTTTGAGACTCCTAGTTTCTGCCATCTCCATAACACGCTTTCAACCATAAATTCCTTACAATGTCATAATACTCTACTACATTTTAAAGGAGAGGCTTGAATTAGTTTCTAGATGTTGCCTTCTGTATTTTAATTCTGGTAGAATCAATATTTACCAAATTAACTGTTTCAGATGATTGACCTCATGCTTCAAGGCAGATCtttaaattttcattcttttctccaaGCAGATGATTTACATAGAATAATCTACCTAGAGGAAATGGATGATTTCCGAAAACAATGAATGTGGGGGAGAGTTGGGGGAGGAATCGGGTGGATTGGGGATTTTCCTCTGGCCAACTGATTCTATGTACACCATACCATTTGTTTGTAGGTTGGTTTGCTaaattgtggttattatttgttgATTTGTATTTGTTTAGGGGCTCCCCAATGGTGGCAgggcagtattaaggctgtcatGAAGTACCAGGGGATTCAGAATCTGAGACCCTTGCAGCTCTTTTCCTATCATCAGGAATATTATTCTTATACTTTTTCTCTTGCTTGGTGCTTCAGATTTCTTTCTGAGGGAACAGAGATAGATTCActcataaatttattatttatatgggAAAAATGCAATTTGAGGAATAGAGAGTTAGGCTCTGAGTGCAAGCTTTGGTCTTCTAGCCCTACATAGTCTCTgactacagagtcaggagtacaccCCACCAGGTGTACTTGTCCctaccaaaaaattaaaagtaatttaataattTGACTCTTGTAGAAAATGTTAGAACTCAAACCCCAATGACTTGTTTCTTACCTTACCCAGTCAGGTAACAAGTGAAGGCCGTTCCTTTCCCCTTTATCCACATGGTCAGTCTCTCCACCTCAGATTCATCTTTATGATTAtttgagtcagagggaaaaagtGCTGAGCCAGATTTTTTCCCTGTGATATTTTAGGACAGTATTACCACTTCACACTCTAGAAGTTGTAATTATGGTTCAACATGGTTCCCATGATTTCAGATAAAAACTCtatagaggaagaaaaaaatgtgccAGTAAAAACTTtagtttctgggcccggagagatagcacagcggtgtttgtcttgcaagcagctgatccaggacctaagatggttggttcgaatcccggtgtcccatatgtaccctgtgcctgccaggagctatttctgagcagacagccaggagtaattcctgagcaccgccgggagtgacccaaaaacaaaacaaacaaacaaaaaaaaaactttagtttcTGAGACTCCAATAGACTAAAACCTAGAAAATTCAAGAagtaaaatgatgatgatgatagtgaACTGCAGAGAGTATTGAATGTGATATAAATCTTTaaagctttctttttctcttccttctttcctcccatcctctctctctctctctttctatctctttctcttcctccccatccttccatccctccctcctttctctaaTTGCTGTTGTGGGAGACTCACAAGCAGTACCCTCTTAGGGCTGGGGCCATATCTTGCAGTGTTGGGACTAAAACTCAGTCTACACTTGAACCACAACTCCAgaccagttttattttatttattttactatttttattaactatttttgATTAGGGTTCCACACATGGAGGTTTTTTTAGGACACCCCAGATAGGGCTTAGGCAGGCTAggccatgctggggattgaaaataAGATTTAGTACTTGAAGGACTTAATCATTAACTCAATCAAGGAAGGGCTGAATTTTGATCTCCTCACCAGTCCTAATACCCAAGCCCATCTGCTTGATTACATTTTTCTAATGCCTGTACTCTTTAAGCATGATTACATTTTTTGATAGCACTTCATAACTTTCTTACAAAAGAGTACCAGATTTGTTTAAACTTTAAGCATATTATGTTTTTCTTAGTGGTTAATTCATCCATGTTTCAAATAAAAGTCCATTCTTAGTGGTGAATGAACTTTTAAATGGAAATAGAAAGGATTTTGCTTCTTTCAGGTTTTGAGTAGCTGTGGTAAAGTTGCCTTTGTGTGTTTGTGATTCAAGTATGTAAGGAATGAAAAACCTTGGACAAGGTGCTTATTTTGTACAGAGTAACTTAGAGATGCCAAGGAGGGTTGTGTCCAGTTGCTTAATTTATTAACCATgaacattttaatttactttccAGTCTTTTCCAGATGAAACACAAAATTGGGGGAGTTTACCTTTAACTTGGTCTTCCCAGGAAGGTGTCCAATTGCCCAGCAGTTATGGAGGACATTTAATAGCTAACACTCCTCAGCAGAAGTCCCTGAATGATTGCTTCTCCTTCTCTAAGACTTGTGGTTTTGGGGGAGCAGCTGACCCAACAGATCCCACCTCCACTAACTTCTATGAGAAATGCAAGTTTTCAAGCAATAGGATCTATAACAGTGGAGACCTTCAGCCTTCTGCCTCTGGAGTGTTCCCTGACTACAATGATCTGCAAGCATGGAATAAAAGCTCCACCCTGGGGAGAAGTCCTCTTAGTGACAACTGCTGCCCTAATTACCCATTCCCATTGACCAGCTGGTCTTATGACTTCTCCCCTTCCCAGAATGCCATGGAGTCCTTTCCTCAACAGATTGCCATGGAACCACCAGCGGTGAAAGCAAACTGCCACCCACTGTGGCCCAATCCAGGCAGTGATCTTTATGAAGAGAAGGTGCATATGGATTTTAACACTTACTGTTCTTCCACCCTGTGCCATTCACCCCAGGAAGACCCTTTTCTCCTCACCTATACTTCTCATCCTCACCATCAATATTCTCTGCCAGGCAAGAGCAGCAAATGGGGTTTTGATGAAGATATGAGGTGTATGGGTTTGGATCACTGCAACAATGAAATGCTTTTGAACCTCTGTCCTTTAATGACCCAAATATGAATCTTTGGGGGCAGAAGGTGGGAATGTGATATCCTTCCAGAAAACAGGATGctgaatattcaaataaataaataaatttaaataggtATTTATCCTTGTAGGTATTTATCCATACTTGTAGGTATTTATCCAAAGTAAACAAATATACTAACTTGAAAAAATATAGACATATTTAAGTCAGCATATTACAATAGCCAATACatggcaacaaaaataaaaaaacccaagtgTTCATCAATTAATGATAAAGAGATGTTGACACACATGTTTATATAGTCAAATATCTTATAATGACGTTTTGATCAACAACACACTATATGTGAAGGTGGTCCCAACAGGCTATGCTACGTTGCACAGATTTGTGTGTGGGGTCAGGCTGTCTAAGTATGTATATTAGACAATGTTCACACACTAATGCAAAACCATGCATTTGCAGAACTTATCCCTATTGTTAATGATGGATGATAATACATGTACACGTTAGAATCAATTGTGCAAAAGAAGGAAatcctgggaccggagagatagcatggaggtaaggcgtttgcctttcatgcagaaggacagtggttcaaatcccgacttcccatatggtcccctgtgcctgccaggggtgatttctgagcatagagccaggagtaacccctgagcactgcagggtatgacccaaaaaccacaaaaaaaaaaaaaaaaaaaaaaaagaagaagaagaagaagaaggaaatcCTGCTGTTTGCAACATCATGGAGGAAACTTGAAGTCATTatactcagtgaaataagtcaaagaggtACAaacataaatgtgtgtgtgtgtgtgtgtataagaaaCTCATAAAAACAGATCTGATCTGTGGATGCCAGTAGCAAGGAGTATGGGCAAGAGAAAAATATTCCAAAGGTACATGCTTCTAGTTTTTAGAGAAGTAAGATCTGGAGATGCAACATGCAACTTAATCACTTTAGCTAATAATATTTTACTGTATATTTGAAAGTTAAGAGAGTAAAACACAACCCAAGGGAAAATTGTTACTGTATAGCAATAGTTGTTAAACTTACTGTAATAATCACTTTGTAGTGTTATTCATATAACAGGGTCATTGTGTTTCACACTAAAATTATATGGCATATGTCAATTATAGCTcaataaaactgaaattttaaaatgattattcaactcttaaaatatatttttttaattttcagaacaTGTAGTGCCTTCATTTTCATCACATACTTTGCCACTTTGTTTGGagggctatacccagtagtgctcaggagttacttccagctctgcactcagggaacaatCCTGGAGAGCCTGGGGAATTATATAGGATACTGGTGATTGAATATGGGTCAGCCATTACACATtttactattactccagctccagtCTTTACCATTTTAGGACACAATTTACACACATGTGTTTATAAGCAGATAGGACCACAGCTGTCTCATTTTAAATGATGTGTAACATCATTATTCtatcatatttaatttaaatggtTCTTATGATAGACATCTAGATTAATTTggatttacttaattttataagTGCTTCTATTGAATGTATTGggattttaaaggaaattttaaaagaaacatgcAGGAGTGTGACCTAAGTGGTAGAGACAAATCTTTGCTTGTGTTAggtcctaggttccatccctgaacCTTTTACCCCACTAGGTGTAATCCCCATTGTTAGGCTCAGAGCACTAGGAGAGGTGGCAAAAGGCAACAGGAGCAGGGAGTCTAATAAAGTTTTTCTGGCAATTTGACAGCGACCATCCAGCAGGAGCAATCCAGTTGGGGCAGGAGTAAAGTTTTCTAGCCCCTCTAGCACTTCAGCCGTGGGTTTTATATAACCCCCAGGGGCAACTGCCATCTTGGGGGCAGTTACAAGGGACTGGCTTATGGTAACTGATGTCTTCGCCCTTAAAGGAACAGTACGTACTTAAGGCTGACCAGAGGCAGTAAGAGTCTTTGTTTCCTTATATCTCCTCCCCTTTTCATAGAACACTATTTGGGTGGTGAGTAGAAATGAATAACAGTATCCAAGTATTGTTTACACTGCCAATCAGGTATAGGTCAGATATGAAGGGTttcagctgatgcaggaccattAGGAAGTCAATGATCCTCTGCAGCCAGGATCCCAGTTGAAGAAGCTGATTAAAGTAGGTGGTGAACTGGTTGCTAGCAGCAGTTCTTTTACTTCTAGTAGGGGGCTTTTGTTTATTGCCAAGgaaccataaaagaaaaagaaactttgttTAGGAACAGTCACAATATCAACATGTTGTAAGAGGCATAGAACAAAAAGATAAACTAttcaatatttatagaaataaccaaaacaaatatGAACATAAAATAGCCTAAAAGAGATCATTGAAAAAAGCAAGGAACTATttagaacaaaaattattattttaaaggtgaTCCAAGTGCAGGAGGTTGTTAATACCTATATACATAAAACCCCTAAAACTTATAGTTATCTTCCTTCAAGAAGTGAAAACATTTTTTAGGAAGTGGGGTGACAAtattgactatttcttttttttttgtttgtttgttttttgttttggggccacaccctgcgatgctcaggagttacttctggctgtctgctcagaaatagctcctggcaggcacgagggaccatatggacaccgggattcgaaccaaccacctttggtcctggatcggctgcttgcaaggcaaatgctgctgtgctatctctcctggcctgaTTGACTACTTTTTGATGATATGGGGCATTGTGGGGTTGCCTAAGTTTTACTTTTTGATATGTACCAAATAGAGCAtagggaaaatgacaaaattggcTTGTTATTATTCAAAAGGATAAATAACTAAATTCTGATTTCTATGGAAAAGTATAAATGCAACTAAATTCCTTGAAAGCAAGATCCTTCACATGGTTTCTTATAGTGGTGAAAAGGCTACAATACTTTCTGAGTCTCAGAGATGTGACTTTTGGTGAAACATAATGGAaaccagtttatttttttttcacctgaCAGGTTAGTATtaaatgtcttcttttatttctttttctctaataaaatctttattttatttatgcaccatttACTTATGCACCATTATTGCAAGCATGAttatagatgggtttcagtcaaaaacataacaccacccttcaccagtgaaacattcccaccaccaatgcccccctccctctgtcccaacccctgcttttattcaaaacag
Coding sequences within it:
- the GCM1 gene encoding chorion-specific transcription factor GCMa; amino-acid sequence: MQPEDTSSEEKEVLSWDINDMKLPQNVKKTDWFQEWPDSYEKYIYSSEDRNAQRHLSSWAMRNTNNHNSRILKKSCLGVVVCSLNCSTEEGRKIYLRPAICDKARQKQQRKRCPNCDGPLKLIPCRGHGGFPVTNFWRHDGHFIFFQSKGEHDHPKPETKLEAEARRAMKRVHTAPASISLKLKTNPETKSFPDETQNWGSLPLTWSSQEGVQLPSSYGGHLIANTPQQKSLNDCFSFSKTCGFGGAADPTDPTSTNFYEKCKFSSNRIYNSGDLQPSASGVFPDYNDLQAWNKSSTLGRSPLSDNCCPNYPFPLTSWSYDFSPSQNAMESFPQQIAMEPPAVKANCHPLWPNPGSDLYEEKVHMDFNTYCSSTLCHSPQEDPFLLTYTSHPHHQYSLPGKSSKWGFDEDMRCMGLDHCNNEMLLNLCPLMTQI